The following are from one region of the Platichthys flesus chromosome 2, fPlaFle2.1, whole genome shotgun sequence genome:
- the ap5b1 gene encoding AP-5 complex subunit beta-1, giving the protein MAVNWADSVSAFSRSPSHFLSGTTAEAFLAELLRELRDDRAGYNVKVLLLSPLCEHPTLLCPSDSVGEETALELMSVFAQCPPKSVQFRCHLLLALTSVLVCTSCVSNRSPVSQDFLDLLLQLSQDPGDLHGDGALHSLRATACDCLRELEACSPGYLSQHIELLGGLRQRETSRFHQAYTGLHTLVLRNAVYQLTQETGAGAEQLKVLLGGNTSVAWDADQDSGLTNNTHSGVLFSLILGPMGSVPTLQTGPDCKELRSILSSLLEESYLLTPLCQAALLHRLTELVAMVPGVPPAIFRAQLLRLLGTSKVCLLHTTLLMKCAFTDSLFSAEDEAFILKRLVVLSQHPLLSTPEKLFYMDCILHFPENRPISCSDRDETLPVLLTPRLALALMPTVFNDSATMLARLNLLSLVYLEEGEEGEVGEGRGLANLYEHLMSLLHIVDSGGSREIVVTFFRAAFLFLLYFYHMERYSSSLVEKLCELYLRHTQLAPHLISLADHTQDSLSESDWAEELLKALQRVITEAPLAKLNLQDLRFHLKMLARVAEEGKIPQCSTLRFLSSIIAPLPSSLCVSGDWRLGTSVLGVCRRLLVHPSLDTLLVPLADILQDLACRYGDTDIQDHARLYYALLTTLSREKLTGVLAQGATEGGRQIKKRSMSSIVSESEGLRSALTIHQTKKVIFSVVEVNSETRQETQTEKEGDLNHGETDECPGEGKAALEAYRRQFTDPDFASEITLSYQLAHTPPYDPRFDQVFSIRMHFNLTDEHYDELSDISVPCLFRERSSPMVKLRLKPLHPYPTTLQASAIFTTQDGLSWHTILPDIHVAFQQVFTPLPAPSAWGRGGKLDLFEGLWDELCSEGGDCATSLFCCQLKEGALRSLVEKHFLLYLISDWSHKEECKVLFFLPPQSHVLLKITTEEDAVHFDIATDNWQLLPHITSYLLTITASQDDTHS; this is encoded by the exons ATGGCGGTAAACTGGGCCGACAGTGTCTCCGCTTTCTCCCGCAGcccctctcacttcctctcgGGGACAACAGCTGAAGCTTTCCTGGCTGAGCTGCTCCGAGAGCTCCGAGATGACAGAGCCGGTTATAATGTGAag GTCCTCCTGTTGTCTCCACTATGTGAGCACCCGACCCTGCTGTGTCCCTCAGACTCTGTGGGTGAGGAGACCGCCCTGGAGCTCATGTCGGTGTTCGCCCAGTGCCCCCCAAAATCCGTCCAGTTCCGTTGTCATCTCCTGCTGGCCCTCACCTCTGTGCTCGTGTGCACCTCCTGTGTGAGCAACCGTTCCCCTGTATCTCAAGATTTCCTGGACCTGCTTCTCCAGTTGTCCCAGGACCCTGGTGACCTACATGGCGACGGCGCTCTTCATTCCCTCCGAGCCACAGCTTGCGACTGTTTGCGGGAGCTAGAGGCTTGTTCTCCCGGCTATCTCTCCCAGCACATTGAGCTCCTGGGCGGGCTCAGGCAGAGAGAAACCTCAAGGTTCCACCAGGCTTACACAGGACTTCACACTCTGGTCCTTAGGAATGCTGTATATCAGCTCACCCAGGAAACTGGAGCTGGTGCTGAGCAACTCAAAGTTCTTCTGGGAGGGAACACATCAGTTGCATGGGACGCGGATCAGGACTCAGGCCtgacaaataacacacactccGGCGTACTGTTCTCTCTCATCCTTGGGCCCATGGGTTCAGTGCCCACCCTCCAGACTGGGCCTGACTGCAAGGAGTTGCGTTCAATCCTGTCTTCCCTCCTGGAGGAGTCCTACCTCCTCACTCCTTTGTGTCAGGCTGCGCTGCTTCATAGACTGACAGAGCTGGTTGCCATGGTCCCTGGGGTCCCTCCAGCCATATTCAGAGCTCAGCTGCTGCGACTGCTGGGCACGAGCAAG GTTTGTCTCCTCCACACCACCCTGCTGATGAAGTGTGCGTTCACAGACAGCCTGTTCAGCGCAGAGGACGAAGCGTTCATCCTCAAGCGGCTGGTCGTGCTCTCCCAGCACCCACTGCTTAGTACGCCTGAGAAGCTCTTCTACATGGACTGCATCCTGCACTTTCCTGAGAACCGTCCAATCAGCTGCAGCGACAGAGACGAGACGCTACCTGTGCTGCTGACTCCCCGGCTGGCCTTGGCTCTCATGCCCACTGTGTTCAACGACAGTGCCACCATGCTGGCCCGACTCAACCTGCTGTCCCTGGTCTacctggaggagggagaggaaggggaggtgggagagggcagggGGCTGGCCAACCTCTACGAACACCTCATGTCACTGCTACACATTGTGGACAGCGGAGGCAGCAGAGAGATTGTAGTCACCTTCTTCAGGGCcgccttcctcttccttttgtACTTCTACCACATGGAGCGCTACTCGAGCAGCCTGGTTGAGAAGCTGTGTGAGCTCTACCTCCGCCACACCCAGCTCGCCCCGCACCTCATCAGCCTGGCTGACCACACACAGGACAGTCTCTCTGAGTCGGACTGGGCTGAGGAGCTCTTGAAAGCACTGCAGCGAGTCATCACTGAGGCCCCGCTGGCCAAGCTCAACTTACAGGACCTCCGCTTTCACCTCAAGATGCTGGCACGAGTGGCGGAAGAAGGAAAAATCCCCCAGTGCAGCACCCTCAGGTTTCTGTCCAGCATCATCGCTCCATTGCCCTCCTCGCTGTGCGTAAGTGGCGACTGGCGTCTGGGGACTAGCGTGCTGGGAGTTTGCCGCCGGCTGCTCGTCCACCCGAGCCTGGACACGCTTCTCGTCCCTCTGGCCGACATCCTGCAGGATCTCGCCTGCCGCTATGGAGACACAGACATCCAGGACCATGCCCGTCTTTACTATGCCCTCCTCACCACGCTGTCCCGGGAGAAGCTGACCGGGGTGTTGGCGCAGGGTGCGACCGAGGGAGGGCGGCAGATCAAGAAGCGATCTATGTCGAGCATCGTGTCTGAGAGCGAGGGACTGAGAAGCGCGCTTACCATTCACCAGACGAAGAAAGTAATATTCAGCGTGGTTGAGGTGAATTCTGAGACAcgacaagaaacacaaacagagaaagaaggtGACTTAAACCATGGTGAGACAGACGAATGCCCAGGTGAGGGAAAGGCAGCACTGGAAGCCTACAGACGTCAGTTCACTGACCCTGACTTTGCCTCAGAAATAACCCTGAGCTACCAACTGGCTCACACTCCGCCTTATGACCCTCGCTTTGATCAGGTCTTCAGCATCCGCATGCACTTCAACCTCACAGATGAGCACTATGACGAACTGAGCGACATCAGTGTCCCTTGCCTCTTCAGAGAGAGGTCGTCACCAATGGTGAAGCTGAGGCTGAAGCCTCTGCACCCCTACCCCACCACCCTTCAAGCCAGCGCCATCTTTACCACACAGGACGGGCTCTCGTGGCACACCATCCTGCCTGACATCCATGTGGCGTTCCAGCAGGTCTTCACGCCCCTGCCTGCTCCCTCCGCCTGGGGTCGTGGCGGCAAACTTGACCTGTTTGAGGGACTATGGGATGAGTTGTGCTCCGAGGGCGGGGACTGTGCTACCAGTCTGTTCTGCTGTCAGTTAAAGGAGGGAGCTCTGAGGTCCTTGGTGGAGAAACACTTCCTCCTCTACCTTATTTCAGACTGGTCCCATAAAGAAGAGTGTAAAGTGCTTTTCTTCCTCCCCCCACAGTCTCATGTGCTGCTGAAAATCACCACAGAGGAAGACGCTGTGCACTTCGACATCGCCACAGATAACTGGCAGCTTCTGCCACACATAACTTCTTATCTACTGACAATCACAGCCTCACAGGACGACACTCACAGCTGA
- the c2h1orf50 gene encoding uncharacterized protein C1orf50 homolog, whose translation MDRTVSLKTPNSTPAVALVESSSAPGGLELVSSYQTNRVGDPMDLVALATQVQRGDDFIKANASNKLTVIADQIRYLQEQARKVLEEAKRDADLHHAACNIVKKPGTMYYLYERPSGQKYFSIISPKEWGPSCPHSFVSAFKLQHDMSWTPVDQVEKRDAEIAIMNKLISQQTALPPCTEPNFKGLSE comes from the exons ATGGACAGGACGGTCAGCCTCAAAACTCCCAACAGCACTCCCGCAG tgGCTCTGGTTgagagcagcagcgcccccggCGGCCTGGAACTGGTCAGCTCCTACCAGACCAACAGAGTGGGAGACCCCATGGACCTGGTGGCCCTGGCAACACAAGTACAAAGG GGAGACGATTTCATTAAAGCCAACGCCTCCAACAAGCTGACAGTCATCGCTGACCAGATCAGATACCTACAGGAGCAGGCGAGAAAG gTCTTGGAAGAGGCTAAAAGAGATGCTGACCTCCACCACGCTGCCTGTAACATAGTGAAGAAGCCGGGCACCATGTACTACCTCTATGAGCGACCATCTGGACAGAAGTACTTCTCCATCATCTCCCCTAAG gAATGGGGCCCAAGTTGCCCTCACTCATTTGTTAGTGCGTTCAAACTCCAACATGACATGTCCTGGACCCCTGTGGATCAAGTGGAGAAGAGGGATGCAGAGATTGCCATCATGAACAAGCTCATCAGCCAGCAGACCGCTCTACCACCATGCACAGAACCCAACTTCAAAGGCCTTTCTGAGTAA